Proteins encoded by one window of Thermobaculum terrenum ATCC BAA-798:
- a CDS encoding DMT family transporter, giving the protein MKQGTKDRTKQLSGIALAFVAVSMFSTSAVLIRVIKDISSIEITFWRMLIAGLLVLGAALISSQLSLKHNPFNYRFLAYGLVAAMHFFFYIASLEYTTVSNSLALVYTAPVFVALFAALALHESINWRQWLGICIVVVGVMIFSGFDLGLDKSRLIGNFLAILSAAAFGVYSVMGRGERNKYPLLVYAGGTYLTASLWLLPLAAHSMINSSYSMTNIIALLALAIVPLGMGHTLYNAALRRIHAAHANVLSTLEVPGGTLLAWLFVKEPVTLRDMIGMFIILFGVLTVILTADRTP; this is encoded by the coding sequence ATGAAGCAAGGCACCAAGGATAGAACTAAACAGTTGTCAGGCATCGCCTTGGCTTTTGTTGCCGTGTCGATGTTCAGTACAAGTGCCGTACTCATAAGGGTAATCAAAGATATCAGCAGCATTGAGATAACCTTCTGGAGAATGCTTATAGCTGGTCTGTTAGTGTTAGGCGCAGCTTTGATATCGTCTCAACTATCTTTGAAGCACAACCCATTCAACTACCGCTTTCTTGCGTATGGGCTAGTAGCAGCAATGCACTTTTTCTTCTACATAGCGTCTCTTGAATATACTACCGTCTCCAACTCCCTAGCGCTCGTATATACCGCTCCAGTGTTTGTCGCCCTTTTTGCAGCACTGGCATTACACGAAAGCATCAACTGGAGGCAGTGGCTAGGTATCTGCATAGTAGTCGTGGGAGTAATGATATTTTCTGGCTTTGACCTGGGGCTTGATAAGAGCAGGTTGATAGGCAACTTCTTGGCTATCCTATCAGCAGCGGCATTTGGAGTCTACTCAGTTATGGGGAGAGGGGAAAGAAATAAATATCCTCTCCTGGTATATGCTGGGGGCACTTACTTGACGGCATCATTGTGGCTACTGCCTCTAGCAGCACACTCAATGATCAACAGTTCCTACAGTATGACCAATATCATTGCCCTTCTAGCCCTCGCCATCGTACCTCTCGGTATGGGACATACACTCTACAACGCGGCTCTCAGGAGGATACACGCTGCACATGCTAACGTTCTATCGACGCTGGAGGTGCCCGGGGGAACCCTTCTAGCATGGCTGTTTGTAAAGGAACCAGTAACCTTACGAGATATGATTGGGATGTTCATAATACTATTCGGAGTCCTTACCGTTATACTCACAGCCGATCGTACACCCTAA
- a CDS encoding adenine phosphoribosyltransferase, whose amino-acid sequence MSSDQDLAKLIRDVPDFPKQGILFKDITTLLKDKDAFKKSIDLLAERFANDHIDKVVAAESRGFIFGAPLAYLLNAGFVPVRKLGRLPAKAIRAEYTLEYGTNFVEIHVDAIEPGEKVLIVDDLLATGGTVGATIELVKKLEGDIVALAFLVELSFLKGRERLKDYRIETIITY is encoded by the coding sequence GTGTCTTCAGATCAGGATCTAGCAAAGTTGATAAGAGACGTCCCCGATTTTCCCAAGCAGGGGATATTGTTCAAAGATATTACCACACTTCTTAAAGATAAGGACGCGTTTAAGAAATCTATAGACCTTCTGGCGGAGAGGTTTGCTAACGACCATATAGACAAGGTCGTAGCAGCAGAAAGTAGAGGCTTTATCTTTGGTGCTCCTCTAGCCTACCTGTTGAATGCTGGGTTTGTGCCTGTTCGCAAGTTGGGCAGGCTACCCGCTAAAGCTATAAGAGCCGAATATACCCTTGAATATGGCACTAACTTTGTTGAGATACATGTGGATGCCATAGAGCCTGGAGAGAAGGTTCTTATAGTAGATGACTTACTAGCTACTGGTGGCACGGTGGGTGCCACTATAGAACTTGTAAAGAAGTTAGAAGGGGACATAGTAGCGTTAGCTTTCCTGGTAGAGCTGTCCTTCCTGAAAGGGAGAGAAAGGCTGAAGGACTACAGGATAGAAACCATAATAACTTACTAG
- a CDS encoding adenosylhomocysteinase, with protein sequence MKDMSLAAKGHDRIAWAAREMPVLSRIADRFDREKPLAGVKIAACLHVTTETANLMLTLMRGGAEIALAASNPLSTQDDVAAALVEKGISVFAIKGEDEDTYYSHIRAVLDTHPNITMDDGADLVTTLHTERLDIIDDVRAGTEETTTGVIRLKAMAADEQLKYPIIAVNEAYTKHLFDNRYGTGQSTIDGLLRATNILLAGKVFVVAGYGWCGKGLASRARGMGCQVVVTEVDPIKALEAVMDGFRVMPMTEAAKIADVIVTVTGGLHAVNAEAVQNLKDGVILANSGHFNDEIDIPAIEKLSVARRMRRDFVEEFELKDGRKIYLLAEGRLLNLSAAEGHPAAVMDMSFANQALSIEWLVNNASGLEPKVFSVPEEIDRNVAQTKLESLGITIDKLSEEQLAYASEWRSGT encoded by the coding sequence GTGAAAGACATGTCTCTAGCAGCTAAGGGCCATGACCGTATAGCTTGGGCTGCTCGTGAGATGCCAGTGCTTTCTAGGATAGCTGACAGGTTTGATCGTGAGAAGCCGCTGGCTGGAGTGAAGATAGCTGCTTGTCTACACGTAACTACTGAGACGGCTAATCTCATGCTCACTCTTATGAGAGGTGGAGCTGAGATAGCTCTTGCTGCGAGCAATCCACTCTCAACGCAGGATGATGTTGCCGCAGCACTTGTTGAAAAGGGTATATCTGTGTTTGCGATCAAGGGTGAAGATGAGGATACCTACTATAGCCATATAAGAGCTGTATTGGATACACATCCTAATATCACCATGGATGATGGTGCCGACCTGGTAACAACTTTGCACACTGAGCGATTGGACATAATAGACGATGTAAGGGCGGGAACTGAGGAAACAACCACTGGGGTTATTCGCCTCAAAGCTATGGCTGCTGATGAACAACTTAAGTATCCCATCATAGCTGTCAATGAGGCTTATACTAAGCACCTGTTTGATAACAGGTATGGCACTGGCCAGAGTACGATCGATGGTCTTCTAAGGGCGACGAATATCCTCCTGGCTGGAAAGGTATTTGTCGTTGCGGGTTATGGTTGGTGTGGAAAGGGTTTGGCCAGCAGGGCTAGAGGTATGGGCTGCCAGGTCGTGGTCACTGAAGTAGATCCCATAAAAGCCCTTGAGGCTGTAATGGATGGTTTCCGTGTTATGCCAATGACTGAAGCTGCCAAGATTGCTGATGTTATAGTAACGGTTACTGGAGGGCTTCATGCGGTCAACGCTGAAGCTGTTCAAAACCTCAAGGATGGAGTTATCTTGGCGAACTCGGGCCATTTCAATGACGAGATAGATATTCCTGCCATAGAGAAGCTGTCAGTAGCTAGAAGGATGAGAAGAGATTTTGTCGAGGAGTTTGAGCTCAAAGATGGCAGGAAGATTTATTTGCTTGCAGAGGGCCGGCTTCTAAACCTTTCTGCAGCTGAGGGACATCCGGCAGCCGTGATGGATATGAGCTTTGCTAATCAAGCGCTTTCGATCGAATGGTTGGTCAACAATGCTTCTGGCTTGGAGCCCAAAGTATTCTCCGTTCCCGAGGAAATAGACAGGAACGTGGCCCAGACTAAGCTTGAGTCTCTAGGCATTACAATAGATAAACTGTCGGAAGAGCAGCTAGCCTACGCTTCAGAATGGAGATCTGGTACCTAA
- a CDS encoding phosphoglucomutase/phosphomannomutase family protein, producing MSSVIKFGTDGWRAVIAEDYTFSNVRLVSQAVAQYLNKDVGGNAPVIIGYDTRFGSEYFAQAAAEVLAANGIKVVLTDRCTPTPAVSLAVIEQHLRGGIVITASHNPGIWNGFKYKPDYGGSASPEVIAKIEAELAGLQPGDVQRMPIEEAKSKGLVELQDVGPAYRKRLSELVDVETLKGRQGTVVYDAMFGAGIGHLPQLLSGGNLKVVEINNERNPIFPGMHAPEPIALNLRKLCETVPQAGASLGIATDGDADRVGIVDERGEFVDQLKVYALIAYYLLEVRGQRGPLVKTISQSYMVNRLGALYNVPVYETQVGFKYVGPKMMEVDAILGGEESGGFGFKGHIPERDGTLAGLVILDLVMHLGLPLSKVIQQIEEKVGKSYYKRIDLTFPAEQRSEIIERLRSNPPETLLGQKVVKFQTEDGFKYTLENDTWLLIRFSGTEPVIRIYTETDSPDKLDQMLNEGRKLAGV from the coding sequence ATGAGCAGTGTCATTAAGTTCGGTACCGACGGTTGGCGTGCTGTCATCGCCGAAGATTATACGTTTTCTAACGTACGATTGGTTTCGCAGGCGGTTGCTCAGTACTTGAATAAGGATGTAGGTGGGAACGCACCTGTCATCATCGGCTATGACACTCGCTTTGGTAGTGAGTACTTCGCTCAAGCTGCTGCAGAGGTGTTGGCAGCTAACGGAATCAAAGTCGTGCTAACCGACAGATGTACTCCCACTCCTGCGGTATCTCTGGCGGTTATAGAGCAGCATCTGCGTGGGGGTATCGTAATAACAGCGAGCCATAATCCGGGCATATGGAATGGGTTTAAGTACAAACCTGATTATGGCGGCTCGGCCTCACCCGAAGTTATAGCGAAGATAGAGGCTGAATTAGCAGGATTGCAGCCAGGTGATGTTCAGAGGATGCCCATTGAAGAGGCTAAGTCCAAGGGATTAGTGGAGCTGCAGGATGTAGGGCCAGCATATCGTAAGAGGCTATCCGAGTTGGTAGATGTCGAGACTCTCAAGGGTCGCCAGGGAACGGTCGTTTACGACGCTATGTTTGGAGCTGGAATAGGACATCTTCCCCAGCTGCTAAGCGGCGGAAACCTGAAGGTAGTTGAGATAAACAACGAACGTAATCCCATATTCCCAGGTATGCATGCTCCCGAGCCCATAGCTCTAAATCTCCGCAAGCTATGCGAAACTGTGCCTCAGGCTGGTGCATCTCTGGGAATTGCTACTGACGGTGATGCTGATCGTGTGGGTATAGTAGATGAGAGGGGTGAGTTTGTCGACCAGCTCAAAGTATACGCTCTCATAGCTTATTATCTGCTTGAGGTCAGAGGTCAAAGAGGCCCCTTGGTCAAGACCATATCTCAAAGCTATATGGTCAATAGACTTGGAGCTCTCTACAATGTTCCTGTCTATGAGACTCAGGTAGGGTTCAAGTACGTTGGCCCCAAGATGATGGAGGTCGACGCCATACTTGGAGGAGAGGAAAGCGGCGGATTTGGGTTCAAGGGGCACATTCCAGAGAGAGATGGGACCTTGGCTGGTCTGGTGATCCTTGATCTTGTCATGCATCTGGGACTACCTCTAAGTAAGGTAATACAGCAGATAGAAGAGAAGGTAGGTAAGTCGTACTATAAGAGAATTGATCTTACCTTCCCAGCAGAGCAGCGTTCTGAGATTATTGAGCGGCTTAGGAGTAATCCTCCTGAAACGTTGCTTGGACAAAAAGTGGTGAAGTTCCAGACTGAAGATGGCTTCAAGTACACTCTTGAAAACGACACTTGGTTGCTAATACGATTCTCTGGAACGGAGCCTGTTATAAGGATCTATACCGAAACTGATTCGCCTGACAAGCTTGATCAAATGCTAAATGAGGGGCGCAAGCTAGCTGGAGTATAG
- a CDS encoding uracil-DNA glycosylase, with the protein MNLEGKSREDSLELIASEVRKCTKCPLSATRTNAVPGEGNPSAQIMFIGEGPGFNEDRQGRPFVGAAGAFLNELLQSVGLRREDVFITNVVKCRPPGNRDPLPEEIQACSCYLDRQIELIKPAVIVTLGRYSMARYFPNERISRIHGQPRRIGDLTVVPLFHPAAALHQPALKETSISDFKKIPKIVEEALAARASKQGEDQDDHDNDNTESLEQLKLF; encoded by the coding sequence ATGAACCTTGAGGGAAAATCAAGAGAAGATTCTTTGGAGCTTATAGCTAGCGAAGTAAGGAAGTGTACTAAATGTCCTCTTAGTGCTACGCGCACCAATGCTGTTCCTGGGGAGGGTAATCCCTCCGCACAAATAATGTTCATTGGCGAAGGGCCTGGTTTTAATGAGGACAGACAAGGTAGGCCGTTTGTTGGGGCAGCTGGTGCTTTTCTAAACGAGTTGTTGCAATCAGTTGGACTCAGGCGTGAGGATGTCTTCATAACTAATGTGGTCAAGTGTAGACCTCCTGGGAATAGGGATCCTTTGCCTGAGGAGATACAAGCGTGTAGCTGTTATCTCGATCGTCAGATCGAGCTTATCAAACCTGCGGTCATAGTGACCTTGGGAAGATATTCGATGGCCAGGTATTTTCCTAATGAGCGTATCTCTAGGATTCACGGCCAGCCAAGAAGAATAGGGGATCTAACCGTGGTTCCCTTGTTCCATCCAGCTGCTGCTCTGCATCAACCTGCGCTCAAAGAGACCTCGATCTCCGACTTCAAGAAGATACCTAAGATAGTAGAAGAGGCCCTTGCTGCTCGTGCTAGTAAGCAGGGTGAAGACCAGGATGATCACGACAATGATAATACTGAATCTCTAGAACAACTGAAACTTTTCTAA
- a CDS encoding ribonuclease J has translation MPDSVRVIPLGGVGEVGKNMLAVEYGNEILLLDCGLAFPEEDMLGVDLLIPDIQYLLKSRKRIVAYCISHGHEDHIGALPYILRDIDAPIYATPLTRGLIEVKLKEANLLQSARLRTYKDGDVVKIGKFTVEPFHVTHSIPDAVGLAITCPVGTIVYTGDFKFDPTPVDGKQANYGLIAQIGRRGVLTLLSDCVHVETKGHTPSEQVVGDTFRRVFAEAKGRIIIATFASLIARVQQIINVAAEYGRKVAVVGRSLESNVAMARELGYLDPKDGTLVPLHQLRKEDADRSVLIVTGSQGEPTSVLNRIANQDYRHVKIVPGDTVIISATPIPGNETAVSRIINNLFALGADVIYSAIDTVHVSGHASSEELRLMLNLVRPKYVVPVHGEMRHLVMYKRLAMSVGIPEDHILIPENGAIMEFSKEQARIVEVYPNNMVYVDGISVGDVDHVVLRDRKLLSRDGMVIVVVGIDRNDGSILAGPDIISRGFLYAGEDDNLLEEAKELVSNSIRHQEESPPPPEWSWAHRKIKDILGEFLYKRTGRRPMILPVVMEI, from the coding sequence GTGCCTGACAGTGTCAGAGTAATACCCCTTGGCGGTGTAGGTGAAGTAGGCAAGAATATGCTTGCCGTAGAATATGGGAATGAGATCCTTTTACTGGATTGTGGTCTGGCCTTCCCCGAAGAGGATATGCTTGGCGTGGACCTACTCATTCCCGATATCCAGTACTTACTCAAGTCTCGTAAGCGTATAGTAGCTTATTGTATTTCGCATGGTCATGAAGACCATATAGGTGCTTTGCCCTACATACTCCGTGATATAGATGCGCCCATATATGCCACCCCCTTAACTAGGGGGCTAATAGAGGTAAAGCTAAAAGAAGCTAACCTATTGCAGTCTGCACGCCTTAGAACATATAAGGACGGAGATGTTGTCAAGATAGGTAAATTTACTGTAGAGCCGTTCCATGTTACTCATAGCATCCCTGATGCAGTGGGACTAGCGATAACATGCCCTGTGGGTACTATTGTTTACACAGGTGATTTCAAGTTTGATCCTACGCCTGTGGATGGCAAGCAAGCAAATTACGGGCTTATAGCTCAAATAGGCCGAAGGGGTGTACTTACTCTTCTGTCCGACTGTGTGCATGTTGAGACTAAGGGCCACACACCTAGCGAGCAGGTTGTAGGTGATACCTTCAGAAGAGTATTTGCTGAAGCTAAAGGAAGGATCATTATAGCTACCTTTGCATCCCTTATAGCTAGAGTACAGCAGATAATAAACGTTGCTGCCGAATATGGCCGCAAGGTAGCAGTTGTCGGCAGGAGCCTTGAGAGTAATGTTGCTATGGCGAGAGAGCTAGGGTACCTGGATCCTAAAGATGGTACTCTCGTTCCCCTGCATCAACTGCGGAAGGAAGATGCAGACAGATCTGTGCTGATAGTCACGGGTAGTCAAGGAGAGCCCACTAGCGTACTCAATCGCATTGCAAACCAGGACTACCGCCACGTGAAGATAGTGCCCGGAGATACAGTTATTATCTCGGCTACTCCAATCCCTGGCAACGAGACAGCCGTATCCAGAATAATCAACAACCTGTTTGCACTGGGCGCCGACGTCATCTATAGCGCCATAGATACCGTGCATGTTTCAGGGCATGCCAGCTCGGAAGAGTTGAGACTCATGCTTAATCTTGTACGGCCAAAGTATGTTGTTCCTGTACATGGTGAGATGAGGCACTTAGTAATGTACAAGCGCCTCGCTATGAGTGTGGGCATTCCTGAGGACCACATCCTAATACCTGAAAATGGAGCCATAATGGAGTTCAGTAAGGAGCAAGCCCGCATAGTAGAGGTTTATCCGAATAACATGGTGTATGTTGATGGCATATCTGTCGGTGACGTGGACCATGTGGTGCTGAGAGATAGAAAGCTGCTTTCAAGAGATGGTATGGTGATAGTCGTGGTAGGTATCGATCGAAATGACGGTAGCATTCTGGCAGGTCCAGATATTATCTCTAGGGGCTTTCTGTACGCAGGCGAGGATGATAACTTGCTGGAAGAGGCCAAGGAGCTAGTATCTAACAGTATCAGGCATCAAGAGGAAAGTCCTCCCCCACCAGAATGGAGTTGGGCTCATCGTAAAATCAAAGATATATTAGGCGAATTCCTCTACAAACGGACCGGTAGACGCCCTATGATTTTACCAGTGGTAATGGAGATCTAG
- a CDS encoding DNA translocase FtsK yields the protein MSSSTKRQPVKAKSGSQRSTSKTMVRTPKSSRSSSQPKNRLSQTPTSGRYPASTQVRLFGIMSLILISLAAIYYTSVEGSLSGAVGELFSHLGIVSILVLIVFVGVPVLALFAPRLLLEYVDVKRLSAVLFLAVSGLTSLGFLQLGGVWGNSLADVLWQAMGVGAAALVLVGLLIGLLLLGVPLRNIRDGFFLCLKLAVRGSVLLARLISKLAKLLISCFRAVLVRFAQFMKSRRKPVVVVNHVKPTTTKKVPRDIREIPKLVLPQKEDPVVSQNISSGPLPPIELLEPSEQVEISEIDAMQKAKIIEDTLSTFGVEAYVREINPGPTVTQFALEPGRGTKVSKITSLQNDLALALAASSIRIEAPVPGKPRVGIEIPNSQSITVKLRDVMDTSEFQNSKAKLKLALGRGVTGRPVVGDLAKMPHLLIAGATGAGKSVCLNSIITGLLFQHTPDTLRFLMVDPKMVELKTYDGIPHLLWPVVTDTSKVVGVLKYAVAEMERRYKLLSELGIRNIDAYNKRAESDNQPKLPQIVIIIDELADLMMVAPDEVEALICRLAQMARAVGIHLVIATQRPSVDVLTGLIKANFPSRIAFAVSSQIDSRVILDMPGAERLLGRGDMLFLGPDSSKPIRVQGTHVSDVEIESVVKHWIQVQPAQYDPEVGRIIDAETQKTTDAAEDPLYQEAVEIANSTTKVSTSLLQRRLRIGYNRASRLMDALRDNGVIDATSEG from the coding sequence GTGTCATCCAGTACCAAAAGACAGCCGGTAAAGGCTAAGTCCGGTAGCCAGCGGTCTACAAGCAAGACTATGGTTAGAACTCCGAAATCTAGCAGGTCTTCGTCGCAACCTAAAAATCGGTTGTCTCAGACGCCGACTAGTGGACGATACCCTGCGAGCACGCAGGTACGACTCTTTGGCATCATGTCGCTTATTCTAATAAGCCTTGCTGCGATCTATTACACTTCTGTTGAAGGCTCATTATCTGGGGCTGTAGGCGAGCTATTCTCGCACCTGGGTATAGTATCGATCCTGGTACTAATTGTGTTCGTAGGTGTGCCTGTTCTGGCTCTATTTGCTCCACGCCTCTTACTGGAATACGTTGATGTGAAGAGATTGTCTGCCGTCTTATTTCTAGCTGTGTCTGGGCTAACCTCGTTGGGGTTCTTGCAATTAGGAGGTGTGTGGGGTAATAGCCTGGCAGATGTTCTCTGGCAGGCCATGGGGGTAGGGGCAGCGGCGTTAGTTCTTGTAGGACTCCTAATAGGTTTACTGCTCCTTGGCGTTCCTCTCAGGAATATCCGAGATGGGTTCTTCCTTTGTCTTAAGCTAGCTGTGAGAGGCTCTGTGTTGTTAGCTAGGCTTATTTCTAAGCTTGCAAAGCTTCTCATATCCTGCTTCCGTGCCGTATTAGTTCGCTTTGCTCAATTTATGAAGTCCAGGAGGAAACCTGTAGTAGTTGTCAATCATGTCAAGCCCACTACCACCAAGAAAGTCCCGAGGGATATAAGGGAGATACCCAAACTAGTCCTCCCTCAGAAGGAAGATCCTGTTGTCTCACAGAATATTAGTAGTGGTCCGCTACCTCCTATAGAGCTGCTTGAGCCTTCTGAACAGGTTGAGATTAGTGAAATAGATGCCATGCAAAAAGCAAAGATCATAGAGGATACGCTAAGTACGTTTGGTGTAGAGGCTTATGTCAGGGAGATCAATCCAGGACCTACGGTCACTCAGTTTGCCTTAGAGCCTGGCCGAGGCACCAAAGTTAGTAAGATTACATCCCTTCAGAATGATCTTGCCCTGGCTCTAGCAGCTTCGTCTATAAGGATAGAAGCCCCAGTACCAGGCAAGCCGAGGGTGGGTATAGAGATTCCAAATAGTCAGTCTATAACGGTCAAGCTAAGGGATGTAATGGATACCTCGGAGTTCCAGAACTCTAAAGCAAAGCTCAAGCTCGCTCTTGGTAGGGGTGTAACTGGTAGACCAGTAGTGGGCGACCTTGCTAAGATGCCCCACCTGTTGATAGCGGGTGCTACAGGAGCCGGCAAGAGTGTATGCCTGAACAGTATCATAACCGGACTGCTGTTTCAACATACGCCAGATACTCTGAGGTTTCTGATGGTAGATCCCAAGATGGTAGAACTGAAGACCTATGACGGTATCCCACACTTACTCTGGCCTGTAGTTACCGATACTAGCAAGGTTGTGGGCGTGCTAAAGTATGCCGTCGCTGAGATGGAAAGGCGCTACAAGCTCCTGTCTGAGTTGGGTATTCGTAATATAGATGCCTATAATAAGCGGGCTGAAAGCGATAATCAGCCTAAGCTGCCACAAATTGTGATTATAATCGACGAGTTGGCAGACCTAATGATGGTGGCTCCAGATGAGGTTGAGGCGCTTATATGTAGACTAGCTCAAATGGCTAGGGCGGTGGGTATACACCTAGTTATAGCTACACAGAGACCTTCCGTTGATGTACTTACTGGTCTTATAAAAGCTAATTTCCCTTCACGTATCGCTTTTGCAGTTAGCTCTCAGATAGATTCTAGGGTCATACTTGATATGCCGGGAGCTGAGAGGCTGCTCGGACGTGGTGATATGCTCTTCCTTGGTCCGGATTCATCCAAGCCTATTCGTGTTCAGGGCACGCACGTATCTGATGTAGAGATAGAGTCAGTCGTTAAGCACTGGATACAGGTGCAGCCGGCACAGTATGATCCTGAGGTAGGGAGGATTATTGACGCAGAGACTCAGAAGACTACAGATGCTGCTGAAGACCCTCTGTATCAGGAGGCCGTTGAGATCGCAAACTCCACCACCAAGGTCTCTACAAGCCTATTGCAGCGGAGATTGAGAATAGGCTACAACCGAGCCTCAAGGCTTATGGATGCTCTAAGGGATAACGGTGTCATAGATGCAACATCTGAAGGTTGA
- a CDS encoding sensor histidine kinase, with amino-acid sequence MSKDRELKDNGQIADQAALQLSQRVQRFLEELREMRQRVKSLLDAKQLDLDQLRILLDDLQYASEDLTGRDGERWKTRLEALSRTEISIRDEITKLKQVLERIDGFIQVISLADTIEDNTDSGFKDAFTLMRVLQGQEMERSRLAREVHDGPAQVMANAIMAIEYCERLLERRPQSLPSELHRIKLSLRQGLEEVRRFIYDLRPSDLTREGIIATLRKYAEDYQQQGIEVSIDIDEAIDKLTNDEQKFALFRIIQEAMQNSRKHASASEVRIQGRIVRDESVELLIADNGRGFDPEDRSERGEHYGLRNMKERAEALQGTLDIKSSIDDGTVIRVVFPISKVLAARY; translated from the coding sequence ATGAGCAAAGATAGAGAGCTAAAAGACAATGGCCAAATAGCAGATCAAGCTGCTTTACAGCTCTCTCAGAGAGTCCAGAGGTTTCTCGAGGAACTCCGAGAGATGCGGCAAAGGGTCAAGTCCCTGCTGGATGCCAAGCAGCTGGATTTGGACCAGTTGCGTATATTGCTGGATGATCTGCAGTATGCCAGTGAGGATCTAACTGGTAGAGATGGTGAGAGGTGGAAAACAAGGTTAGAGGCCTTAAGCCGGACGGAAATATCTATCAGGGATGAGATCACAAAGCTAAAGCAGGTCCTGGAGAGGATAGATGGATTCATTCAGGTAATCTCACTCGCAGATACTATAGAAGACAACACGGACTCTGGCTTTAAGGATGCCTTTACCTTAATGCGTGTTTTGCAAGGACAAGAGATGGAGCGTTCCCGGCTTGCAAGGGAAGTTCATGATGGCCCTGCCCAGGTAATGGCCAATGCCATAATGGCCATAGAGTATTGCGAGCGTTTACTTGAACGCAGGCCTCAGAGCCTTCCGAGCGAATTACATCGCATAAAACTATCCTTGCGCCAAGGCCTGGAAGAAGTCAGGAGATTTATATACGATCTGCGCCCAAGTGATCTGACTAGAGAGGGTATAATAGCTACTTTACGTAAGTATGCAGAGGATTATCAGCAACAGGGCATTGAGGTATCTATAGATATAGATGAGGCAATTGATAAACTGACCAACGATGAGCAGAAATTCGCTCTGTTTAGGATCATACAGGAGGCTATGCAGAACTCCCGTAAGCATGCTTCTGCCAGCGAGGTCAGGATTCAAGGACGTATAGTGCGTGACGAGAGCGTAGAGCTTCTAATAGCAGATAACGGAAGAGGGTTTGATCCCGAAGATAGAAGTGAACGGGGTGAACACTACGGTCTTAGAAACATGAAAGAAAGGGCCGAGGCCTTGCAAGGGACTCTTGATATAAAGTCTTCCATAGATGATGGTACCGTAATTCGTGTTGTCTTCCCCATATCTAAAGTTTTGGCTGCTCGGTATTGA
- a CDS encoding response regulator: MGIKVLLVDDHPLFRQGVSHALSNFPDLEVVGEASDGQAAIRLVDKLSPDVVVVDINLEGLNGLEATRVIRRRYPNVGVVILTMHEDDEQLFNAIKAGAAAYVTKDTSPDRLVDIIRRVGKGEYIINENLITKPFVASRVLKQFRDLAALEDEENLFTPLTSREVEILDCIARGMSNKEIARQMSISDQTVKNHITSILRKLAVNDRTQAVIYALKRGWIKINDET, from the coding sequence ATGGGCATCAAAGTACTACTGGTAGATGACCATCCTTTATTTAGACAAGGAGTGTCCCATGCGCTCTCTAACTTCCCAGACCTGGAGGTAGTTGGAGAGGCATCTGACGGACAGGCTGCAATAAGATTAGTTGATAAGCTTTCCCCTGATGTGGTAGTGGTTGACATAAACCTGGAAGGTCTTAATGGCCTTGAGGCGACCAGAGTTATAAGAAGAAGATATCCCAATGTGGGAGTGGTTATTCTTACTATGCATGAAGATGATGAACAGCTATTCAATGCCATCAAGGCTGGAGCTGCTGCGTACGTGACTAAAGACACATCTCCCGATAGGTTAGTAGATATTATTCGTCGAGTCGGTAAGGGAGAATACATAATTAACGAAAACCTGATAACCAAGCCTTTTGTTGCCTCCCGAGTTCTGAAGCAGTTCCGAGACCTGGCAGCGCTTGAAGACGAAGAGAATTTATTCACTCCGCTAACTAGCAGAGAAGTCGAGATCCTAGACTGCATCGCTAGAGGAATGAGCAACAAGGAAATTGCTCGCCAGATGTCCATATCAGATCAGACTGTAAAGAATCACATAACATCCATCTTGCGCAAGCTTGCCGTAAATGATCGCACACAGGCCGTTATTTACGCCCTAAAAAGGGGATGGATAAAGATAAACGACGAGACTTAG